One Oscillospiraceae bacterium genomic region harbors:
- a CDS encoding prepilin-type N-terminal cleavage/methylation domain-containing protein, whose product MLPIIKEIKQKLRTARGFTMVELMVVLLILGILAALAGTGLIAYVRLARFERNESGARTVFQTAQIALTRKDTSGDMDTFLTELREVGTLGDHFSADGLSEQFGDGAAEKANAFNSQIYALYYDKANPDSDASRMVRGLLDPYVYDESLFNASIVVEVDSLTGQVYSAFYDTASDKLRFASDDGADGAMLIDDRSYGHRRGDSLVGYYSAEDTVNVVALSQTRLKVKNPQLINNETLTLNWSGNSKNGDIDTIHDAEFYDATTNEPLFKLEIEWSRVLADPTHNNAQIKVYRPNADGNGWSETYQDYTFPLSYSKGRFILTLDAMCDANLLRAAENDGADLSSTKTTLFSITRLTDNVPKDVYVKMKARPNANFQDLYTESKPQQSNTENTLFAAGSNASGGTLKYFRHLYNLRWVNSGEYAFTGKNTALDWTDGGVTVYCSPEKKNAEPVAKVPSRTGEIVAWPTIPAIGKDVTLNGSTGGSGQVIISNLQLRGSSIAAVERKYAGEAAYKARDHYLGLVGENNGTLKNITLRDPDVQINAEVRSAGEQNADTAMAMDANGTQYLQALADIDPDYRTEIWSVGALAGVDTGSLTNCTVDRSSRRGAEAKVTAVLTFSSKTTGVNRVDGTSYKDEPHGIGGLVGFAMPKTGAKLTGLTLDQNVTVAGIFQDEDAANNSGADTGTSADTAEKERYNAIANENESQTLWRAVGVGGVAGVLDATNLTGTRNAENLKDITNKSTVVGNAFVGGITGNLYSTTENDSANTLTGLANQGTVLAGANYQGSTAGQSRVLGQFFGGIAGYARSLVLDECHSATRSGLSETTLTNLVQAGYNADGTLNENSPLKGDFVGGLVGFGRDVQMTNCYTESGYVLGRSFVGGFVGGFVGSNLYTRGGTNNSYVFGNRYVGGIVSVNGLNSTIENMTNKGLVAGLGANAAYVGGIAGVNDAAWGKQDSAALAKNETAKLVDSVNSMSTVEVTDKNKIALLQQLSQTGDGTPRYADFVGGVAGCNGTHGQISWQAESDKGAVLGAVLYGGSFVGGVAGCNDATATITNSQATILSVTGTIVATGDCVGGVIGLNGAASLPTVQVSANRIEGVHFVGGVIGANLPANEFKFVNAGGAAANAATIGTGRIVADGVAGGMIGYNRVVNADTLKNALQNKNGTIAADLQTLLPKFSSGNALDEPTLNPSGSAITLTSLSNQFNIYANAYVGGIIGYNAADTTLTLENASNGNQSQAQSYGGLALSPRADAANGGAYILDSGVSLGELDPDHNGYFAGGIIGCTTAKTTLNHCTNYGGVQHPVAAGGLTGVNNGTITNGRMVNSMGSQQEGYRYLGGIAGINNGTITNSAPAESSSIRGGLDIGGVAGYNSKSGVITLENAGGNVYGITATGGVAGYNLGTVTAKSVTVKVSGTTQTGGVAGLNAASGTIGQDPTDPGSISITVQNGTTVSSTTQGGGVAGRNEGLIQNATNRAGSIQVVNQYAGGIAGSNSGRIYGCMHAASGNRVLYTGGGFAGGIAGCNEVGGKLENVTMNGSVTAANGEAGGVTAHNYGNITMSRVYGSDIRGTSDAIGGITACNEAGAVISDANLFNMANFGGDVRLYGPATRVGGLVGYNAGSLSKGNVRADSLSLANLTAGDSTVTAGGALGENTGTAENVTVSTNLQDSMAKYLNLGGVAGSSSGTLSACSYTGAIGKDNGFTTVGSTVGGIVGSNDVVYNTDGTAAATGKVKDCKVGYIELKVQGASNVGASQDAATKMNSAAHIGGIVGRNRGEIIGSTVGTKDKTGSIITARSGFVGGVAGSNSGSISTSGGLDTQPLVKQINAWLDVPYKDETTTDENGNEVTAQVVDTDKQNANLNQMVRVLTGKASGEAEKKLQTDFKAMQGFDTLTYGDKNYNTVYTNRSVNQLLVSLRGSTSHGNGLADGYLGGITGFNDVTGQITNSASGQWFVYADNINQSWGAVGGVIGQNESNADSTSGLVNFAAVRRFVRGTRGTADDNINANNDRYATTKGDNAADNYVGGVIGTQENRTGDRWTLEKCVNIGTVFNSRSNNAGGVLAYWLSYGGTLTNCYNFGEITTNANNGESSGTVGGVAGYFNNPVAGTAANLYRCSNYGSVKKMTNGANDVGGVFGKVQLANDHNSDAMTINVIECVNGSNVELQAQSMSVGIFCYIGPWAAIPNVEVNIDRCRNYCTEIWGPVRSAGIWGNRGNGSTSNKKTTITNCFALYKSKNNTGSIWYPIAYRHTANERLTGSNNYYMQLDKSFAGYSGIAGLQEGLGRNKVTGGWSQGTNESEEGGGATTAVNAHRLYAGVDSGANAAQDGNNFYHFFAMLPKISSDGRPVVSMQAVKKSSSYITTLPGQNFSEASSVRYIFAADAKDLTQYPVPEKWNVGYVGKILLLFDDVDGNNKTSKEDITDEVLQRYYSNILDNSTPDAPTGLKIERSDATGSGNESIYGRYNVTWNAPTTGSPAIYYHITVYETDENGDRIGNTSLLEADAYDTRFTFESKAEWKGRYFKVSVAGVNSKGTGTAAASGRQQFVRALPTPELEVRLMPTPEEGGHVQFSQKLVLTNADEYDKLMQNSGLADWSVTVKVGGDNGDTYQFSNGNTTPKRISERLGSSQRMTAEATSSDQRWMRSGQYDETVYMPVSWVVVPGDNTWGNSNSGLAEGRLAAKNVEITGATIDDLTVMVTLNFTASVSGTQPTYRVMLMGRYLGDEAVTLNGEEVYLKGQYITLAARQNVVPNSSTTFTFNNLPDDTLTNYDNWTVVAVPVTSGLGDVVTRWDAADAEALAKLQASSADRPAAWYGGLEIVRESNGYSFANLTPLYFVSKNLTDYSNWAGYAANQVIFEQNNITVAQAPKLIGVPADGDLYLNYDADKLANDNQLAYTFTWTQPGEAAASGGNTKYKLTLYGVTETRDENGNVISTAEETITLPDDANSKVQYKDGTYSYTLPIDTDLAGGSNSWRFNKVRLRVTRDTTGTTQGIGAADTAVYTVLRRLQQVGEPGQVFPVDTSNAEQTRYQISWPAVSDERVDHYELWAQVQTTNAAGTTLGEAFKLHPADGDSTTLIKDTQTIVDLEAYQGETLVFYVVACPADGDTTVLRSPNGEVSDPQTIIQRTEAPAIRKVDFTWTGKAVNDALPLMNAFCNDLTIRMTVDKADAASYFFTGYLFDDEANYIDACAKAKIWMDDPTKENLDALNAAMREDKATLMIPEASKTVGSETQVSGDGTTVSYTVTPNANAFTMQPADANRYLLPALRAMVANSESAATSSSWRFYVPDDYAGAAGALHLPKIQLDKPEKDGVLSVTSVESTVEGKLYGTEGEAWKPDSAEITIHQYAVQWPAVNEYTDTDGTTRNFAEKYRFHVTPAADMPADDPNKEGYDIRFTVAPADVVTENDDGTQTITTHRGDILKVEKLPSGLNENDPANWLDITKAARNIANEGTADEYVWYDLSIVQVTRTVTNDDGTTSEVTELVSQPITLTGHHAIDNDNPSYRIKTVPALRQAEMTDYSLGYRLTLPDMTQRADGDNDETRALEKYTEKVTIWAVGNGEKTVDSDRLDVSLRTEGQAMTEDAARPVFAMAEADPRPAQSTGRAGETDPTPPANDPRAEDTPVTPETAVM is encoded by the coding sequence GTGCTGCCTATTATAAAGGAAATCAAACAAAAACTGCGCACCGCCCGGGGCTTCACGATGGTGGAGCTGATGGTCGTGCTGCTCATTCTTGGCATCCTGGCTGCCCTGGCGGGCACCGGGCTGATCGCCTATGTCCGCCTGGCCCGGTTTGAACGTAACGAATCCGGCGCCCGCACCGTGTTCCAGACCGCCCAGATCGCCCTGACCCGCAAGGATACCAGCGGCGATATGGATACATTTTTGACGGAGCTGCGCGAAGTCGGCACGCTGGGCGACCACTTCAGCGCTGATGGATTGAGCGAACAGTTCGGTGACGGAGCCGCGGAAAAAGCCAATGCCTTCAACAGCCAGATCTACGCGTTGTACTATGATAAGGCGAACCCCGACAGCGACGCCAGCAGGATGGTGCGCGGCCTGTTGGACCCCTACGTCTACGATGAGTCGCTTTTCAACGCGTCCATTGTGGTGGAGGTGGACAGCCTGACCGGGCAGGTCTACTCCGCTTTTTACGATACAGCGTCCGATAAGCTGCGCTTTGCCTCGGATGACGGTGCCGACGGCGCGATGCTTATTGACGACCGCAGCTACGGCCACCGCCGCGGTGATTCGCTGGTGGGCTACTACTCGGCCGAGGACACCGTCAACGTGGTGGCCCTGAGCCAGACCCGCTTGAAAGTCAAAAACCCGCAGCTCATCAACAACGAGACCCTGACCTTAAACTGGAGCGGCAACAGCAAAAACGGCGACATCGACACCATTCATGACGCTGAATTCTACGATGCAACGACCAATGAGCCCCTCTTTAAGCTGGAGATCGAGTGGAGCCGCGTCCTTGCCGACCCCACCCACAACAACGCCCAGATCAAGGTGTACCGGCCCAACGCTGATGGAAACGGCTGGAGCGAAACGTACCAGGACTACACCTTCCCCCTCAGCTACAGCAAGGGCCGCTTTATCCTGACGCTGGACGCCATGTGCGATGCCAACCTGCTGCGCGCCGCCGAAAATGACGGTGCCGACCTGAGCTCCACCAAGACCACCCTGTTCAGCATTACACGCCTGACGGACAATGTTCCCAAAGATGTTTACGTTAAGATGAAAGCACGTCCTAACGCGAACTTTCAGGATCTTTATACCGAAAGCAAACCGCAGCAGTCCAATACCGAAAATACATTGTTTGCCGCAGGCAGCAATGCAAGCGGCGGCACGTTGAAATACTTCCGCCACCTGTACAACCTGCGCTGGGTAAATAGCGGCGAATATGCCTTTACGGGTAAAAACACCGCCCTGGATTGGACCGACGGCGGCGTCACCGTCTACTGCTCGCCCGAGAAGAAGAACGCGGAGCCTGTGGCCAAGGTGCCCAGCCGCACCGGCGAGATCGTGGCCTGGCCCACCATCCCCGCCATCGGCAAGGACGTCACCCTCAACGGCAGCACCGGCGGCAGCGGGCAAGTGATCATCAGCAACCTGCAATTGCGGGGCAGTTCTATCGCTGCCGTGGAGCGGAAATATGCCGGAGAAGCTGCCTACAAGGCCCGCGACCACTACCTAGGCCTGGTGGGTGAAAACAACGGTACACTGAAAAATATCACCCTGCGCGACCCCGATGTGCAGATCAACGCCGAGGTCAGATCCGCAGGCGAGCAAAACGCCGACACCGCCATGGCGATGGATGCCAACGGCACCCAATACCTGCAGGCCCTGGCCGATATCGACCCCGACTACCGCACCGAGATCTGGTCGGTGGGCGCACTGGCGGGCGTGGACACCGGCAGCCTGACCAACTGCACCGTCGACCGCAGCAGCCGCCGCGGCGCTGAGGCCAAGGTCACCGCTGTGCTGACCTTCAGCAGCAAGACCACCGGCGTAAACCGGGTGGACGGCACCTCGTACAAAGACGAACCCCACGGCATCGGCGGGCTCGTCGGCTTTGCCATGCCCAAAACCGGCGCCAAACTCACCGGCCTGACGCTGGACCAGAACGTCACCGTGGCGGGCATCTTCCAGGATGAGGACGCCGCCAACAACAGCGGTGCGGATACCGGCACCAGCGCCGATACAGCAGAAAAAGAACGCTATAACGCCATCGCCAACGAAAACGAGAGCCAGACCCTCTGGCGCGCCGTGGGCGTGGGCGGCGTGGCCGGTGTACTGGACGCCACCAACCTGACCGGCACCCGGAACGCCGAAAACCTCAAGGACATCACCAACAAGTCCACCGTGGTGGGCAATGCCTTCGTGGGCGGCATCACGGGCAACCTGTACTCCACCACCGAGAACGACAGCGCCAACACCCTGACCGGCCTGGCCAACCAGGGCACCGTGCTGGCCGGGGCCAACTACCAGGGCAGTACCGCAGGCCAAAGCCGCGTGCTGGGCCAGTTCTTCGGCGGCATTGCGGGCTATGCGCGCAGCCTTGTACTGGATGAGTGCCACAGCGCCACCCGCAGCGGCCTGAGTGAGACGACCCTGACCAACCTTGTGCAGGCGGGCTATAACGCCGACGGTACGTTGAACGAGAACAGCCCCCTCAAGGGCGACTTTGTCGGCGGCCTGGTGGGCTTTGGCCGCGATGTCCAGATGACCAACTGCTACACCGAGTCCGGGTATGTGCTGGGCCGCAGCTTCGTGGGCGGCTTTGTCGGCGGTTTTGTGGGCAGCAACCTGTACACCAGAGGCGGCACCAACAACAGCTATGTGTTCGGCAACCGTTACGTGGGCGGTATCGTCTCGGTCAACGGCCTGAACAGCACCATCGAAAACATGACCAACAAGGGCCTGGTGGCAGGCCTGGGCGCCAATGCGGCCTACGTGGGCGGCATTGCGGGCGTCAACGATGCTGCCTGGGGCAAGCAGGACAGCGCGGCCCTCGCCAAAAACGAGACCGCCAAACTGGTGGACAGCGTCAACAGTATGTCTACTGTTGAGGTAACGGATAAAAACAAAATTGCGCTGCTGCAGCAGTTGAGCCAGACCGGGGACGGCACCCCCCGCTATGCCGATTTCGTGGGCGGCGTGGCCGGATGCAACGGCACCCACGGTCAGATCAGCTGGCAGGCCGAGTCCGACAAGGGGGCCGTCCTGGGCGCGGTGCTGTACGGCGGCAGCTTTGTAGGCGGCGTGGCGGGCTGCAACGACGCCACCGCCACCATCACAAACAGCCAAGCCACCATCCTCAGCGTCACCGGCACCATCGTGGCCACCGGCGACTGCGTGGGCGGCGTCATCGGCCTGAACGGCGCGGCCAGCCTGCCCACCGTGCAGGTCAGCGCCAACCGCATCGAGGGCGTCCACTTTGTGGGCGGCGTCATCGGCGCCAACCTGCCCGCGAACGAATTCAAATTTGTCAACGCCGGCGGCGCGGCGGCCAACGCCGCCACCATCGGCACCGGACGCATCGTGGCCGACGGCGTGGCGGGCGGTATGATCGGCTACAACCGCGTAGTCAACGCAGATACGCTGAAAAACGCCCTGCAGAACAAGAACGGCACCATCGCGGCCGACCTGCAGACCTTGCTGCCTAAGTTCAGCAGCGGCAACGCCCTCGACGAGCCGACGCTGAACCCTAGCGGCAGTGCCATCACCCTGACGAGCCTGAGCAACCAGTTCAACATTTACGCCAACGCCTACGTGGGCGGCATCATCGGCTACAACGCAGCCGACACCACCCTCACGCTGGAAAACGCCAGCAACGGCAACCAGAGCCAGGCACAGTCCTACGGCGGCCTGGCCCTCAGCCCCAGGGCTGACGCGGCCAACGGCGGGGCCTATATCTTGGACAGCGGTGTCTCGCTGGGCGAGCTGGACCCCGACCACAACGGCTACTTTGCGGGCGGCATCATCGGCTGCACTACGGCCAAAACCACGCTGAATCATTGCACCAACTACGGCGGCGTGCAGCACCCCGTAGCCGCAGGCGGCCTGACCGGCGTCAACAACGGCACCATCACCAACGGCCGGATGGTCAACTCCATGGGCAGCCAGCAGGAGGGCTACCGCTACCTGGGCGGCATCGCGGGCATCAACAACGGCACCATCACCAACTCCGCCCCGGCGGAAAGCAGCAGCATCCGCGGCGGGCTGGACATCGGCGGCGTGGCCGGTTATAACAGTAAATCCGGCGTTATTACGCTGGAAAATGCCGGCGGCAATGTCTACGGCATCACCGCCACCGGCGGCGTGGCAGGCTATAACCTGGGCACCGTCACCGCCAAGAGCGTGACGGTAAAGGTCAGCGGCACCACCCAGACCGGCGGTGTGGCGGGCTTGAATGCGGCATCTGGCACGATTGGCCAGGACCCGACGGACCCGGGCAGCATATCCATCACCGTGCAAAACGGCACGACCGTTTCCTCCACCACCCAGGGCGGCGGCGTAGCAGGCCGCAACGAGGGCCTGATCCAGAACGCCACGAACCGCGCAGGCTCTATCCAGGTGGTAAACCAGTATGCGGGCGGCATTGCCGGCAGCAACAGCGGCCGCATCTACGGCTGCATGCACGCAGCCAGCGGCAACCGTGTGCTGTATACCGGCGGTGGCTTTGCAGGCGGCATCGCCGGCTGCAACGAGGTCGGCGGCAAGCTGGAGAACGTTACCATGAACGGCAGCGTTACAGCAGCCAACGGCGAAGCCGGCGGCGTGACCGCCCATAACTACGGCAACATCACAATGTCCCGGGTCTACGGCTCGGATATTCGCGGCACGTCGGACGCCATCGGCGGCATTACAGCCTGCAACGAAGCCGGTGCAGTGATCAGCGATGCGAACCTGTTCAATATGGCAAATTTCGGCGGCGACGTGCGCCTGTACGGCCCGGCTACCCGGGTGGGCGGCCTGGTCGGCTATAACGCAGGCTCCCTCAGCAAGGGCAATGTGCGTGCGGATTCCCTCAGCCTTGCCAACCTGACGGCCGGCGACAGCACTGTCACGGCGGGCGGCGCACTGGGCGAAAACACCGGCACGGCTGAGAACGTGACCGTAAGCACCAACCTGCAGGACAGCATGGCAAAATATCTCAACCTGGGCGGCGTTGCTGGCAGCAGCAGCGGCACCTTAAGTGCGTGCAGCTATACGGGCGCCATCGGTAAGGATAACGGCTTTACCACCGTGGGCAGCACCGTGGGCGGCATCGTGGGCAGCAACGACGTGGTGTATAACACCGACGGCACGGCCGCCGCCACCGGCAAGGTGAAGGACTGCAAGGTCGGCTATATCGAGCTGAAAGTGCAGGGTGCCTCCAACGTGGGCGCCAGCCAGGACGCTGCCACCAAGATGAACAGCGCCGCCCATATCGGCGGTATCGTGGGCCGCAACCGCGGCGAGATCATCGGCAGCACCGTCGGCACCAAAGACAAAACGGGTAGTATCATCACCGCCCGCAGCGGCTTTGTGGGCGGCGTGGCCGGCTCCAACAGCGGCAGCATCTCCACCAGCGGCGGCCTGGACACACAGCCCCTTGTAAAACAGATCAACGCCTGGCTGGATGTGCCCTATAAAGACGAGACCACCACCGACGAAAACGGCAACGAAGTCACTGCCCAAGTGGTAGACACCGACAAACAGAACGCCAACCTGAACCAGATGGTCCGCGTACTGACCGGCAAGGCCAGCGGTGAGGCAGAGAAAAAACTGCAGACCGACTTTAAGGCCATGCAGGGCTTTGATACCCTGACCTATGGCGATAAAAACTATAATACAGTTTATACCAACCGCAGCGTCAACCAGCTGCTGGTCTCGCTGCGGGGCAGCACCAGCCATGGCAACGGCCTGGCCGACGGTTACCTGGGCGGCATCACCGGCTTTAACGATGTCACCGGCCAGATCACCAACAGTGCCAGCGGCCAGTGGTTCGTCTACGCCGATAACATCAACCAGAGCTGGGGCGCCGTGGGCGGCGTCATCGGCCAGAACGAATCCAATGCGGATTCCACCAGCGGCCTGGTCAACTTTGCCGCCGTGCGCCGCTTTGTGCGCGGCACGCGGGGAACGGCGGATGACAATATCAACGCTAATAATGACCGCTATGCTACCACCAAAGGTGACAATGCAGCAGATAACTATGTAGGCGGCGTTATTGGTACGCAGGAAAACCGCACCGGCGACCGCTGGACGCTGGAAAAATGTGTCAATATTGGCACGGTGTTCAACAGCCGCTCCAACAACGCGGGTGGTGTGCTGGCCTACTGGCTCAGCTACGGCGGTACGCTGACCAACTGCTATAACTTTGGCGAGATCACCACCAACGCCAACAACGGCGAAAGCTCCGGCACCGTTGGCGGCGTGGCAGGTTACTTCAATAATCCTGTTGCCGGTACGGCGGCCAACCTGTATCGCTGCAGCAACTATGGCAGCGTAAAAAAGATGACCAATGGTGCAAACGACGTAGGCGGCGTTTTTGGTAAGGTACAGCTGGCGAATGACCATAACAGCGATGCCATGACCATCAACGTGATCGAGTGCGTCAACGGCTCCAATGTCGAACTACAGGCACAGTCGATGTCTGTCGGCATCTTCTGCTATATTGGTCCGTGGGCGGCTATCCCCAACGTTGAGGTCAACATTGACCGCTGCCGTAACTATTGCACCGAAATATGGGGCCCCGTCCGTTCAGCTGGCATCTGGGGCAACCGCGGCAACGGCAGCACCTCTAACAAGAAAACGACCATCACCAATTGTTTTGCCTTGTATAAAAGCAAGAACAATACGGGCAGCATCTGGTACCCGATTGCCTATCGCCATACAGCCAATGAAAGACTGACCGGTTCCAACAACTACTACATGCAGCTGGATAAGAGCTTCGCTGGTTATTCCGGCATTGCTGGGCTGCAAGAGGGCCTGGGCCGCAACAAGGTTACGGGGGGATGGAGCCAGGGTACCAATGAAAGCGAAGAAGGCGGCGGTGCGACTACCGCCGTAAACGCGCATCGCCTGTATGCCGGTGTGGACAGCGGTGCCAACGCCGCCCAGGATGGCAACAACTTCTATCACTTCTTTGCAATGCTGCCAAAGATTTCAAGCGATGGCAGACCGGTCGTCTCGATGCAGGCTGTAAAAAAGAGCAGCTCGTATATTACCACCTTGCCGGGCCAAAACTTCTCGGAAGCTTCGTCTGTGCGTTATATCTTTGCAGCGGATGCCAAGGATCTGACCCAGTATCCTGTGCCGGAGAAATGGAATGTCGGCTATGTCGGCAAGATCCTGCTCCTCTTCGACGACGTCGACGGTAACAACAAGACCAGCAAGGAAGATATTACCGATGAGGTGCTCCAACGCTACTACAGCAATATCCTGGACAACAGCACCCCGGATGCCCCCACAGGACTGAAGATCGAACGCAGTGATGCTACCGGTTCCGGCAACGAGAGTATTTACGGCCGTTATAACGTGACCTGGAATGCCCCCACCACCGGCAGCCCGGCCATCTACTACCATATCACCGTTTACGAGACCGATGAAAACGGCGACCGTATCGGCAATACCTCCCTGCTGGAGGCCGATGCCTACGACACCCGCTTTACCTTTGAAAGTAAGGCCGAGTGGAAGGGCCGCTATTTCAAGGTCAGCGTGGCCGGCGTCAACAGCAAGGGTACCGGCACGGCAGCTGCTTCGGGCCGGCAGCAGTTTGTCCGCGCCCTGCCCACGCCGGAGCTGGAGGTCCGCCTGATGCCCACGCCGGAGGAGGGCGGCCATGTTCAGTTCAGCCAAAAGCTGGTGCTGACCAATGCCGATGAATACGATAAGTTGATGCAGAACAGCGGCCTGGCCGATTGGAGCGTCACAGTCAAGGTCGGCGGCGATAACGGCGACACCTACCAGTTCAGCAACGGGAATACCACGCCCAAACGCATTTCGGAGAGACTTGGCAGCAGCCAGCGTATGACGGCGGAAGCCACCAGCAGCGACCAGCGCTGGATGCGTTCCGGCCAGTATGACGAGACGGTGTATATGCCGGTCTCCTGGGTCGTGGTTCCCGGCGACAACACATGGGGCAACAGCAACTCCGGCCTGGCCGAGGGCAGACTTGCTGCCAAAAATGTCGAAATTACCGGCGCTACCATCGACGACCTGACCGTAATGGTTACGCTGAACTTTACCGCCAGCGTCAGCGGCACACAGCCAACCTACCGCGTCATGCTCATGGGCCGCTACCTGGGCGATGAGGCCGTCACGCTGAACGGCGAGGAGGTCTATCTCAAAGGCCAGTACATCACGCTGGCTGCACGCCAGAACGTTGTGCCCAACAGCAGCACTACTTTTACCTTCAATAACCTGCCGGACGACACCCTGACCAACTATGATAACTGGACGGTCGTGGCTGTGCCGGTCACCAGCGGTTTGGGGGATGTGGTCACCCGTTGGGATGCTGCCGATGCCGAAGCTCTGGCCAAGCTGCAGGCTTCCTCTGCCGACCGCCCGGCGGCCTGGTATGGCGGCCTGGAAATCGTGCGGGAAAGCAACGGCTACAGCTTTGCCAACCTGACCCCGCTGTATTTTGTAAGCAAGAATCTGACAGACTACAGCAACTGGGCTGGCTATGCCGCGAACCAGGTCATTTTTGAACAAAACAACATCACCGTTGCCCAGGCCCCGAAGTTGATAGGCGTGCCTGCCGACGGCGACCTGTACCTGAATTACGACGCCGACAAGCTGGCCAACGACAACCAGCTGGCCTACACCTTTACCTGGACCCAACCCGGCGAGGCGGCTGCCAGCGGCGGCAACACCAAGTATAAGCTGACGCTGTACGGTGTGACCGAAACCAGGGATGAAAACGGCAATGTAATTTCTACGGCGGAGGAGACCATCACCCTGCCGGATGATGCCAACAGCAAAGTCCAGTACAAGGATGGCACCTACAGCTACACCCTCCCTATCGATACCGACCTTGCGGGCGGCAGCAACAGCTGGCGCTTTAATAAAGTGCGCCTGCGCGTCACCCGCGATACCACCGGCACCACCCAGGGCATCGGCGCAGCCGACACCGCCGTCTATACCGTGCTGCGCCGCCTGCAGCAGGTGGGCGAGCCCGGCCAGGTGTTCCCCGTGGATACCAGCAATGCTGAACAGACCCGCTATCAGATCAGCTGGCCCGCCGTCTCGGATGAACGCGTGGACCACTATGAGCTGTGGGCACAGGTGCAGACCACCAACGCCGCCGGCACCACCCTGGGCGAAGCCTTTAAGCTGCACCCGGCGGATGGCGACAGCACCACGCTCATCAAAGACACCCAGACCATCGTGGACCTGGAAGCTTACCAGGGCGAAACGCTGGTGTTCTACGTGGTGGCCTGCCCGGCAGACGGCGACACCACCGTGCTGCGCAGCCCCAACGGCGAGGTCAGCGACCCGCAGACCATCATCCAACGCACCGAGGCCCCGGCCATCCGCAAGGTGGACTTTACCTGGACGGGCAAGGCCGTCAATGACGCCCTGCCGCTGATGAACGCTTTCTGCAATGACCTGACCATCCGGATGACGGTGGACAAGGCCGACGCCGCCAGCTATTTCTTTACCGGCTATTTGTTTGATGATGAGGCCAACTACATCGACGCCTGCGCCAAGGCCAAGATCTGGATGGACGACCCCACCAAGGAAAACCTGGACGCCCTGAATGCCGCCATGCGTGAGGATAAGGCAACGCTGATGATCCCCGAAGCCTCCAAGACCGTGGGCAGCGAGACCCAGGTCAGCGGCGATGGCACCACCGTGTCCTACACGGTCACGCCCAACGCCAACGCTTTTACCATGCAGCCCGCCGACGCCAACCGCTACCTGCTGCCCGCCCTGCGCGCCATGGTGGCCAACAGCGAGTCGGCAGCTACCTCCTCCTCCTGGAGGTTCTATGTGCCGGACGATTATGCCGGGGCCGCAGGCGCTTTGCACCTGCCCAAGATCCAGCTGGACAAGCCGGAAAAAGACGGCGTTCTCAGCGTGACCTCGGTGGAATCTACGGTGGAGGGCAAGCTGTACGGCACCGAGGGCGAAGCCTGGAAACCTGACAGCGCAGAGATCACCATTCACCAGTACGCTGTGCAGTGGCCTGCCGTCAACGAGTACACCGATACCGACGGCACCACCCGCAACTTTGCCGAGAAGTACCGCTTCCACGTGACGCCTGCCGCGGATATGCCCGCTGACGACCCGAACAAGGAAGGCTACGACATCCGCTTTACCGTGGCCCCGGCGGATGTGGTAACGGAAAATGACGATGGCACGCAAACCATAACGACCCACCGCGGCGATATTTTGAAGGTGGAAAAACTGCCGTCTGGCTTGAACGAAAACGACCCGGCCAACTGGCTGGACATCACCAAGGCCGCCCGCAACATTGCAAACGAGGGCACCGCGGATGAGTATGTCTGGTACGATTTGAGCATTGTGCAGGTGACCCGCACGGTGACGAATGATGACGGTACGACGTCCGAAGTGACGGAGCTGGTCAGCCAGCCCATCACTCTGACCGGCCACCACGCTATCGACAACGATAACCCCAGCTACCGCATCAAGACCGTGCCTGCCCTGCGCCAGGCCGAGATGACCGATTATTCCCTGGGCTACCGCCTTACCCTGCCTGATATGACCCAGCGCGCCGACGGCGACAACGACGAAACCAGAGCACTGGAGAAGTACACCGAAAAGGTCACCATCTGGGCTGTGGGCAACGGCGAAAAGACCGTCGATTCCGACCGGCTGGATGTCTCCCTGCGCACAGAGGGCCAGGCCATGACCGAGGATGCCGCCCGCCCGGTGTTCGCCATGGCGGAAGCCGACCCCCGGCCCGCACAAAGCACGGGCCGGGCAGGGGAGACGGACCCCACGCCCCCGGCCAACGACCCCAGGGCAGAGGATACCCCCGTTACCCCCGAAACCGCCGTGATGTAA